In Peromyscus eremicus chromosome X, PerEre_H2_v1, whole genome shotgun sequence, the sequence acatggtataacaagttacaataagactaggcacaaaccgtcatatcaaggctggataaggcaaccctggaggaggaaaagggtcagagataccccccattcccactgctaggagtcccacaagaacatcacGCTAAACAACCATaacatttgcagaggacctaggtcagacccacaCAGCGTCCATCCCATACAGGGTCCGtgtttgttgcttcagtctctgtgagcccctgtgagccctacTTAGTTAATTCTGTGCgttgtgttctcatggtgtccttgacctctctggatcCTACAAGATTTAAATAACTAAAAACCCTAACATATATGTATCTCCCATTTCTGGCACTATTTCAACTAGGTATTAGCTTTCATGTACCTGCAGGACATTCCTCTTTGTTTAGTGTAGGTGTAGTGGTGATGAGTTCTGGCATTCTACTAATATCTATTACTTTGTCATCTTAAAAAAGGCGTCTTGAGATATAATTAatcttctgtttatttattattattttttgttttgttgagacagggtctcactatgtagtctaagGTGTTCTTGAACTtgtaaatcctcctgcctttaacctcctgagtgctgggattacaagtgtgtgtcatcatgcccagCTGACCTGTAATTTGGCCATCATGTACCTTGCAATTTAAAGTATACAAATCAATAGATTATGTGTGAACAAAGCTGGACAACTATAACTATAGTCATCTTTAGAAAATTTCTTCATTGTAAGAGGGAGAcacagctggacagtggtggcacatgcctttaatcccagcacttgggaggcagaggtaggtggatttctatgagtttgagaccagcctggtccacagagttagttccacgacagccagggcaacacggagaaaccctgtcttgaaaaactaaaataagtaaacaaaacaaaacaaacaaacaaacaaacaaacaaataaataaatgggaaaccTATACTATGAGCAAACATTCTCCACTTTACCACATTCTTCCAGGCTTGTTGACCACTAGTTCACTTTCAACTTCTATGGATTTGTCCTAATTTAACATTTCATGTAAAATGGAATCATAGagtatacagatttttttttttcccgagacagggtttctctgtagcgttggagcctgtcctagaactcgctctgtagaccaggctggcctcgaactcacagagatctgccttgaaAGTTTGTCATCCTCAATGGATTAAGTGAGCACCACTTTGAGGACCTATGTAGTCCTAGGGGACAGAGAAGAATGTAAACAAATATACTTCAGTGGAGAATATGAACCATAAAGCAGAGTTAAGCCAGAAAGTCAATTATCTGTaccagagctccagaagtccgTTAAGACGATAAAGTCGATACCAAAGAGGGAATTTAGCAGACTCTGCGACACTGCGAGAGCCAGAGTCAGAGATCAGAGTCCTTATTCTGAGAGCTGGAGACATTGGGGCTCAGCAATCAGGGAACAATGGAGTTTAACCCACCAGGAAAGGTAGTCAGCTCCCACTGTAAAGAGTCCATTCTGGTCTAACCTGTTTGAATTCCAGAGAGATAAATGGCTTCTATCCCATCCACCAAATAAGCAGCAAAAGACAAAACCTCTGAGTGGGCATGAAAGCTGCACAGTTATATGAGCAGGGAACTTGACTAGttaattctttttcaatttttaaataatttgtatgGAATAATTTTGTGCTTTTGGAGGGTGAGTTGTTCTACTGATttgatttttatgatttcttttttatccaTACTTAGGTTATTGTACTCTTTCTCGTTATCATCTAACTTCCTCCCGTGcatttcctttcttctatctTATTTCCTTTATCCAATTCTCTTTACTTTGGTTTCCTAATTATTAATAGCTTCagctttaataatttttaaactcCTAATTTCTTATATTAATATTCTagctccattctttttttttttttaaggatcatAGCTTCTTTATGGGCAGCAGGAGCTACAGGACCGAGCCAAGTGGCCAGGTCACCGGTACAGGTAGTCAGCCTGGATGTTGGCGGAGATCTCAGCCTCCCACATGTCCCCATTATTCAACAACTTTTCCTTGTTGTACAGCAACTCCTCATGAGTCTCGGTGGAGAACTCAAAGTTGGGGCCCTCCACGATGGCGTCAACAGGGCAGGCCTCCTGGCAGAAACCGCAGTAGATACACTTGGTCATGCCGATGTCATAGCGTGTGGTCCGGTGGCTGCCATCGGCTCTTGGCTCAGCCTTGATGGTGATGGCCTGTGCAGGACAGATGGCCTCACAGAGCTTGCAGGCAATGCAGCGTTCCTCCCCGGATGGGTAGCGGCTCAATGCGTGCTCCCCACGGAAGCGTGGACTCAGTGGgcccttctcaaatgggtagttGATGGTGGCAGGCTCCCGAAAGAGGTAGCTCAGGGTCATACCCAGTCCTCGAAAGAGTTCTGTCCACAACAGAGTCTGAGCTGCACGGTCAGTCACGGACTTCATGTCCATCTCTAACTCTGATACATTCACGTACTTGTAGGTTGCTGCCACTGCACTGCTATGGAGGCTTCGGCCATTGAGATATCCTGTGCGCACGGCCTGGGCCAAGGCTCGTGGTAGCACGACTGAGGTTAGACCGTACATCTTGAGGTGCGCCGGCTCCTTCCCTGGCCTCTAGCTCCATTCTTTATTAAGTTTACTGGGCATGTATATGAACTatctaattgattttttttcatttaaatatatgttGGTTATAAACTCGTTGATTGTTTACTGTTGTTTTCTTTATCCTATGCAAATAGTAGTGGGGAGCCCAAGACCAAGAGAACTCTATTCACTAAGAAGACgcatagaaaattaaataaatagaatggggaaagaaaaaaaatattatcaacAAATGCAAAAATCACAGTGTGGAAATATGAGAAATACAAAATTAAGTCAGTATGACTGATCTAAGAGTTCATTATTACTTAGTGACTACAACCAAAGACACTGAAATAGTTACAATGTCAGACAAAAAATTTGAAATCTTAATTTTGACAGCAATCAATGACCTCAAAGAAGATTCAAACAAGCAAAGAAGTAAAGTCAGGAAATCAGTTCAGCAAATGAATAAGAAAGTCAGCAACATAGATGATAAATTCAGCAACACGTATTGAAAGTTGTTCAGCAGAGTTGAGATTCTGAAAACAAAGTCtgaaattttgaaaatgaaagattCAATAAGCATTAAATATTGAAACATCAGAAAGGATGACCAATTAAGTAGAACTAACTCTAATGGTCCACAAATATGCtacaaaatagaaaggaaatgtaGGCTACCAAACTTATTCTATATAGCTAGTATTATTATAAtgttaaaattagaaaatgacaacaaagaaaataaactgtaGACTAATTTACCTGATGAACACAGACATAAAAATTCTCCATACATACTCGTAAGCTGAATTCAGCAATGTGTTGGGAAGATAAGACACCATAATCAAGTTGGTATTCAAGTACAGTTCAACTTATGCTAATCAAAAAGAATAGTATGGCAAATGAATAGACTCAAGGATGGAAGCCATGGTATTTTTCTCAACAGATAGGTGTAGAAAAGGA encodes:
- the LOC131899596 gene encoding NADH dehydrogenase [ubiquinone] iron-sulfur protein 8, mitochondrial-like, with product MYGLTSVVLPRALAQAVRTGYLNGRSLHSSAVAATYKYVNVSELEMDMKSVTDRAAQTLLWTELFRGLGMTLSYLFREPATINYPFEKGPLSPRFRGEHALSRYPSGEERCIACKLCEAICPAQAITIKAEPRADGSHRTTRYDIGMTKCIYCGFCQEACPVDAIVEGPNFEFSTETHEELLYNKEKLLNNGDMWEAEISANIQADYLYR